One window of Amaranthus tricolor cultivar Red isolate AtriRed21 chromosome 11, ASM2621246v1, whole genome shotgun sequence genomic DNA carries:
- the LOC130826562 gene encoding uncharacterized protein LOC130826562, translating into MSSSTCISSNSNLKLEPKSRFSKPMNSCGDSSEIRHVTVVDSKSCRQIYLRTAYTFTRQEDYNDQKSIEKAKKYLGRVRDIVYKRDHQHDLNLKVIKTKSVSNIKGIMIFSKVKEFSYISILSMIRRMLSCTAKVDVIEH; encoded by the coding sequence ATGTCTTCCTCGACCTGCATATCAagcaattcaaatttaaaactcGAACCCAAATCTCGATTTTCAAAACCCATGAATTCTTGTGGTGATAGTAGTGAAATTAGACATGTGACAGTTGTCGATAGTAAATCATGTAGGCAAATCTATTTAAGAACTGCCTATACATTTACGAGGCAGGAAGATTACAACGATCAAAAAAGTATTGAGAAGGCTAAGAAGTACTTGGGAAGAGTTAGAGACATAGTTTATAAAAGAGATCACCAACATGACCTAAATCTTAAGGTCATTAAAACAAAGAGTGTCTCAAATATTAAGGGTATAATGATATTTAGTAAGGTAAAAGAGTTTTCTTACATTTCTATTTTGTCTATGATCCGTAGGATGCTTTCTTGTACTGCAAAAGTTGATGTTATTGAACATTAA